AGTCATTACGTTTATAAAATCTAAATATTGATGATACTTATCAGGCTCCTGATATTGTAATTTATCATATCCAGAAGGAGCTGCTATAGTTAATAATTTATTTTTAAGTCCATTTGCGTTATATGCTTCTCTCATTTCTTTTAATAGAAGTGTGAAGTTTTCTTTATCTTCTGGACCTCCAGGACATCCTCTATCATATTGGTCATTAGTATCCCTCGGTCTATCTACTCCTGGATACTCCCAATCTAAGTCTATACCATCCATGAAAGGATATTGTTTTAAAAATTGTATTGCACTATCTATAAATACTTTTCTCGTCTCTTTAGTCTTAGCCATGTCGTGGAAGTTTTCTCCTCTAGTCCATCCACCTACAGATATTAATACTTTTACATTTGGGTATACGTTTTTATAATATTTGTATTCTCCCATATGACCTGACAACTTACCCCATCCTTCTGAATGAGCAAACTGTTTCTCATAATCTGCGTATGTATCTAATGATGTTAGTTTGAAGTTTCTGTCTATTGTAAAAAATGCATGGTTTATATGAGTCACTCTATCCCATGGTATGTCTTTAACTTCAAAGCTTTGGTGAGCTGAGTTATATGTTCCCCAGTTAGGAAAATATGCCACTACTTTTTTAGAGCCTGTACTACTTCCATCTCCAGTAGCTTCTACAAAATTTGTAGAGGTTGTCCCAAAAACAGAGATGAATGAAAAAATAACAGCCATAAGAATTGAAGTTAATCTAATCTTCTTTCTCACAATACTACCCCCTAATAAAATTTATTTTTATGTTGCTCATGTAAATTTTATAATCTTTTACATTTTTAGACAATAAGTTGCTTGTCCTAATTAACTAGTAGTATTAAAGTCTCATGCTATGATTTAGGCCTTATTTTCATAGTATATAATTACCATTTATCTCATTAACATTACTAATATAAAAAACCTTTAAAGTAGATTAAAAATTCATTATCTATCTACTCTAAAGGTTTTTTAAGCTTAACATTATTTATTTTAAAACATCATATTATATTAGTTTATTTTAAGTTTTCTAAGTACTCCCAATCTTTATAGCTATACGTTTGAAGTGTTTTAGAATTCACCCATATTTGATTTATTTTAGGCTTATTAGGTTTAGAGAAAAATATGTATTCTAATAAATAATAAGTATTATTATTTTTCTTTTTCTCATCACCATATACTTCTATATCTATGACATCTTTATGTTTTTCCTTATAAATTTTTTCAATTTCTTTAGGACTATAAGCTTTTCTTTCATTATTTATAGCTTCTGAAGCTATAGTGTCTTGAGACTCATCATCAGCTGTCATATAGACACTAATACCATAGCCTATACCTACTCCCACTAATCCACATAAGAATAATCCTAATATTCCAATCAAAACTGTTTTCTTCAACTATATCGACCTCCAATATGTTGATAAAAGTATAATACTATAAATCGTCCTAAATTAAAAAAACTACAAATAGTACTTAATATAGAATACTAAGTCTACTTGTAGCTTATTAATTTACTATATCACATATTTATATATATCTTCTACTGGGTAATCTATGCAATTTAGATTCAAAAAGTTACATTTTGGTAAAAATCTAAGTTATTCTTACTTTTCGTAAAACATTTCAACATGTGGTATAGAATCCTCTAGATAAATATCTGATACAATATTAAATCCAAAGCTCTTATAAAAATCTACAAGATAATTTTGAGCTGATATCCTTATTTTTGTTTCTTCCATTTCCTCTTCTACAAACTTTATAGCTTTTAACATCATTTCTTTTGCATATCCCTCTCCACGATAACCATCCGAAACCATTATTCTTCCTAAAGAAACTTCTTCATATGATACTCCCTTTGGTAATATACGTAAGTAAGCTATTATGTTATCCTTATCTTTAAGCATGAGATGAAAAGCTTCAATATCTTTATTGTCGCACTCTGTATAAGGACAGTTTTGTTCTACCACAAATACATCTATTCTTTCTTTGATGATATTATATAGTTCTAATATCTCTAAATCTTGAAATGTTTTAATTTCCCACTGCACTGCTATCTCTCCTTTTATATATAAATCTTCGTCTCATATGTTTCGTTTTAAGAAATTTTAAATAAGCTATCTCTAAAATATATTAAAAGTATACTTTAAAGATAGCTTGTTTAATTTATCTATTCAACCCAACGGTTTGGTTGAAAATAATCTGTATAAATTCCGTATACACTATGTTTTCTCAAGTTTTCATATGTTGCTAATTCGTTAATAGTATGAACATAAGTTGGAACCCCTATTTCTGAAAGTCTTTTAGGCAAAGTAGTAAATCCTCTATTTGATGGCATTGTAATTCCTAATAATCTGTTTGCCCTAGCAAATTCTACTATCTGATCATCAGTTGCATGAGAAAGATAAAGTGTTAAAATAATATTTTCATATCCCATTTTTCTAACTTCATTATACTCACCAAATGAGTATATTTGTGGTATAAACTGTTTTTGTAAACTTGGATAACGTTCTTTTATTAATTTAAGTACACTAAGATTACTATTCTTAATATCTGTGACTATAAAAACATCACTATGATTGGCTAACCAACCTGCAAGCATGTCCACATTCATTAATGTCAAATTCAAAAATTTTGGTTTAGTCATGAATTCCTGTAATGAATATAATTTTGGTTTTTCCATAAATAGTCTACCAGACATATGGCTCCAATCGTGTATTAGCACTGGATAGCCATCAGTTGTTAGATCAAAATCTAGTTCTATAAACCTAAATCCATTTTTATAACTTTCATTAAGAGCTTCCATCGAGTTAGTATATTGAAATCCGTATATAGCTCCACCAGCGTGAGCAACTAACCTTGGTAAGCTAGATATTCCATTTTGAGCACTCACTGTATGAGAAGTAAAAGTTGAAAATATAAAAATAAAACATATAATACCAGCTACTAATCTCTTCCTAATTTTCATTATCTGTATATCCTCCTATGTAGTTTTAATTTAGATTGTAGTATAAGTCACATTATGTATATTATATCATATTAACCATTTTAATCCATATCCTTGTGATTAAGATTGTCTCTTTATGTATTACTTGAAATAATCATATAAAATTACAGCCTAATAAGTATCACTATTATGTAAATATATTAAGCACATAGTCATAGATAATATAAAAGTAAATATAGCTATTATCAAAGTATATATAGGAAAAATTCCAGAGATAATGTTAGATAGTACGTTATTATGAAGTGCTTCTGTTTTTAGTACATTCAATGTTGGAAATAGAGTTGGAATATAGTAGATTAGATTTTCTGGTAATTTTACCTGCAAATATATATTTAATACTGAAACTATTATGGAATAAATAAAAGGTATAACTAAGTTTTTACTTACTAGACCTAAGAAAGCACTAATAGGAATTAGCACAATTTGAAATATTAATGAAAACAAGTTAACGTTAATATGATATCTTAGTATTTCTTTAGTAATAGTATCATTTGAAAATAATGCTATTAATATAAACATAATGATAAATTGAACTATGTAAACTATAGATATTATTAAAGACATAGTTATTATCTTTCCTACAAATACTTTATATTTAGAAAAAGGATATGTATATAAAGTATTAACAGTTCCATCAGTAAATTCTCTTGAAAATATGTAAGAGCAAATGTTTATAAATAATAAAGAAAATATTAATGCGAATGAAATGAACTCAACTTGATATAAATATTTTTCTAATTTAATACTTTGTCCATAAAATATTCCCATACCGTCAGATAAAAATATCGTATTAAGCATAGCTGTTATTACTAGTAGTATAGTTAAGTGAAGCCGTTTTAACTTTAATATCTCTGAGTATATTAAGTTAATCATCACTACTACCCCCAGTCAACCTAACAAAGTAGTCTTCTAAGTTATTACTTTTTAGCGAGATCTCTTTTACTTCAACATCATTTGAAACTAACTCTTTATTTATCTTTTCTCTTAAATCTAACTTTTCATAGATCCTTATATTATTGTTTCCCAAAACATTATAATCTGTTATGCTAAAGTTATTCTCTAGTATGTAGCTAGACCTATATATATTATTAACCTTCAATTCTAAGTAATCTTTACTTCCATTTTGAAGTGTTTCAAAATCTAGCTCTTCTAAAAGCTCTCCTTTATGTATAATTCCAATTTTAGAAGAAATCTGTTGAATTTCATTCAACGTATGACTAGAAACTAGTATAGTAATTTCTCTTTTCCTACATAAGTTCAATAGTAACTCTCTAACCTCTATTATTTCTATTGGATCTAGTCCATTTGTAGGTTCATCTAATATTAGAAATTGTGGCTTATGAATTAATGCTCTTGCTATTCCCAATCTTTGTTTCATTCCTAAAGAAAAAAACTTTACTTTCTTATCTTCTATATCTGATAGCTTTAATCCAACCATATCTAAAGCATCTTTTACATAGCTTTTGTTAGGGATTCCCATAAGTCTTCTGTGTATTTCTAAATTTTCCTGTGCTGTTAAATTAAGATAAAACCCTGGAAATTCTATTATAGATCCTACCTTTGGATACATTTTACTTGAAAAAGTTTTTTCTCCGAAAATCTCTACTTCCCCATAACTAGGTTTGGTTAACCCTAATATCATTTTAAGGGTTGTTGTTTTCCCGGAACCCTTACGACCTACAAAACTATATATTTCCCCCTGATTTATACTTAGATTTAAATCCTTGACGACCTCTATTCCCCTATACTCTTTAGTAAGATTAAAAGTTCTAAGTACAGAAACCATAATTTTTATACCCCTTACTATTATTTTATGGTTCCATTGTATAATATAAATATTTCACCTATATTACCCAAAACTTACATTAAAATTACATTTTTAATTTCACTTCAAAAACTGTTTTTTCATAAGGCTTACTAAAAACAGATATTTCTCCTCCTACCTGTTCTACCAATTTCTTCACGATATTAAGTCCTATACCACTACTTTCGAGATCGTCATAGCCTTTTACTACCCTATATCCTTTGTCAAATATATATGGAACATCTTTTTCATCTATCCCTATACCTTTATCCCATACCTTTATTAATACATGTCCATCTTCCACTTCTAATGATAATCCTATAACTTTTCCTTCACGACCATACTTTATACTGTTAGATATTAGATTACTAAGTATTCTATCAACAATATCTTTATCAGAAGTTATAAATACATCTTTTTCCGGTAAAGTAACTGTTGGCGTTAAATTTAAAAGAGTTATT
The sequence above is a segment of the Gottschalkia purinilytica genome. Coding sequences within it:
- a CDS encoding GNAT family N-acetyltransferase, which translates into the protein MQWEIKTFQDLEILELYNIIKERIDVFVVEQNCPYTECDNKDIEAFHLMLKDKDNIIAYLRILPKGVSYEEVSLGRIMVSDGYRGEGYAKEMMLKAIKFVEEEMEETKIRISAQNYLVDFYKSFGFNIVSDIYLEDSIPHVEMFYEK
- a CDS encoding glycerophosphodiester phosphodiesterase family protein, producing the protein MKIRKRLVAGIICFIFIFSTFTSHTVSAQNGISSLPRLVAHAGGAIYGFQYTNSMEALNESYKNGFRFIELDFDLTTDGYPVLIHDWSHMSGRLFMEKPKLYSLQEFMTKPKFLNLTLMNVDMLAGWLANHSDVFIVTDIKNSNLSVLKLIKERYPSLQKQFIPQIYSFGEYNEVRKMGYENIILTLYLSHATDDQIVEFARANRLLGITMPSNRGFTTLPKRLSEIGVPTYVHTINELATYENLRKHSVYGIYTDYFQPNRWVE
- a CDS encoding ABC transporter permease, producing the protein MINLIYSEILKLKRLHLTILLVITAMLNTIFLSDGMGIFYGQSIKLEKYLYQVEFISFALIFSLLFINICSYIFSREFTDGTVNTLYTYPFSKYKVFVGKIITMSLIISIVYIVQFIIMFILIALFSNDTITKEILRYHINVNLFSLIFQIVLIPISAFLGLVSKNLVIPFIYSIIVSVLNIYLQVKLPENLIYYIPTLFPTLNVLKTEALHNNVLSNIISGIFPIYTLIIAIFTFILSMTMCLIYLHNSDTY
- a CDS encoding ATP-binding cassette domain-containing protein, which gives rise to MVSVLRTFNLTKEYRGIEVVKDLNLSINQGEIYSFVGRKGSGKTTTLKMILGLTKPSYGEVEIFGEKTFSSKMYPKVGSIIEFPGFYLNLTAQENLEIHRRLMGIPNKSYVKDALDMVGLKLSDIEDKKVKFFSLGMKQRLGIARALIHKPQFLILDEPTNGLDPIEIIEVRELLLNLCRKREITILVSSHTLNEIQQISSKIGIIHKGELLEELDFETLQNGSKDYLELKVNNIYRSSYILENNFSITDYNVLGNNNIRIYEKLDLREKINKELVSNDVEVKEISLKSNNLEDYFVRLTGGSSDD